GACGGGCGGCGCGGGCGCCGTGAGCTCGTCGGCCCCGGCAACCGGCGCGCCGtcgtcttcctcctcctcttcctcgtcGTTCTCCTCCTCGTCGCGCTGCGGGAAGTGCGGCGAAGCCTTCCAGGGCGTGGAGAAGCTGGTGTTCCACATGCGCGCCCAACACTTCGTGTTCATGTGCCCGCGCTGCGGCAAGCAGTTCAACCACAGCAGCAACCTGAACCGGCACATGAACGTGCACCGCGGCGTGAAGTCGCACGGCTGCGGCGTGTGCGGCAAGAGCTTCACGCAGAAATCCACGCTGCACGACCACCTGAACCTGCACAGCGGCGCGCGGCCC
The Corvus moneduloides isolate bCorMon1 unplaced genomic scaffold, bCorMon1.pri scaffold_184_arrow_ctg1, whole genome shotgun sequence DNA segment above includes these coding regions:
- the LOC116438935 gene encoding zinc finger and BTB domain-containing protein 12-like yields the protein GGAGAVSSSAPATGAPSSSSSSSSSFSSSSRCGKCGEAFQGVEKLVFHMRAQHFVFMCPRCGKQFNHSSNLNRHMNVHRGVKSHGCGVCGKSFTQKSTLHDHLNLHSGARPYRCSYCDVRFAHKPAIRRHLKEQHGKTTAQNVLEAGGAEGGVLLR